CACAGGACATCACTCATGAATATGCATTGTAAGCAAATCCagcccatgcatattcattacggatatcctgaaaacccgagctACTGGTGGCCCTCAAGGTCTGGGAGTGAACACCACGGGGTGAAAGGATAGGACTGACCTGATCATttctctcagtggagaaaggcaGAAAGTGGAGTGgcctagggatctgtactgggatccctgctttttaacatttttataaatgatctggaaatgggagcagtgaatgaggggatttcagatgacacaaaattcttAATTAATGCACGagccacttttatttatttatttatttatttatttcacatttcttttataccgatatccgtttgcacatcgtatcggttcacagtgaacaaaaaaccattgggcagtgcccgtacatataacagataacatatatataatatgatgaactaggcaacatataaataatttttgggaggagcccttacatataacaggcatcaatgggtagatgctatggaatataacttGTAAGCAATTGCACTTGTAAGCAATTGCATGACAGCCTTGGCAGACAGGAGGCTCGGGTGTCTAAatatcagatgaaatttaatgtggcaaagTGCAAAGCGATTcgtataaagaaataaatatatattgcaaACTATATTTAAAATGATGCTGagaaagactttgtgagactgggcatctgaatggcaggtgaaattcaatgtggaaaagtgcaaagtgttgcacagagggaaaaataatcccagctacaggtacacgatgctgggttctgtgtttggcgtcaccactcaggaaaaggaccttggggtcactgtggacaatactttgaaattctcgGCTCGGTGtgcagtgatcaaaaaagcaagtaGAAAGTTAGGTACTATAAGGGAACGGATGGGAAATGAGATGGAAGATATCTTtcagcctctgtatcgcttcatggtgcaacagcagcttgagcattgtgtgcacttctggtcccCACATGTCAAGAAAGACATAGAAGAAGCAGAAAAGCTGCAGAGGATGGCAACAATAATAATAAGGgcatggaacatctcccctatgaggaaaggctgaagaggatatggctgttcagcttggagaagagacagctgaggggggatctgATAGAAGCTATTAAAATAATGCgtggggtggaatggataaatagagAATGGGTATTTAGGCTTTCAAATAGGACTAgaactaagggacactccatgaagctaacatTGTCACCTGAATTggacactgtcagagacagggtactgggcttgatggacctttgctctgacccattATGGTGGTCCTTATGCTCTTATATTGCATGCACTGCTGAAGATTTAGGCCTCACGGTCTTAATCTTACTCATAATAAAAGCTCCTTCTTGCCTCGGTTTCTCTGACTTTTTGTCAATTATGCACCTTACATGAGAACATGACAAATGCTGAGCTGGATCGGACCAAGGTccctcgagcccagcatcctgtctctgacagtggccagtctagggCACTGGGTAGATCCCAGAAAGTAGATgcatttcctgttactcactcccagggatagcaataccTTTCCCTTGTTTACTTGGCTAATGTGttagggacttttcctccaggaacttgtccaaactgttttcaAACCCCGCTATGCTCGCCACCCATACCACGCCCCCTGGCAACAGatcccacagcttgattgtgcgctgagtgacaAAGCACTTTCCATGGATACTTTATAAATCTGCTGattgttagcttcatggagtgcccccttgttttAGGATTActtgaaagggaaaataaccatcctgtatttacctgttccaacctactgctgattttataaatagaaatgatggcagaaaaagaccaaacggcccatccagtctgcccggcaagctcccacacttattttcctatacttatctgtttcacaaaccaccaagttcagggcccttgttggtaactgtttgattcaaatttcctgccaccccctgccattgatgcagagagtaatgttagagttgcatcaaaggtgaacataaggcttaatggttaagggtagtaaccgccacatcaagcaagttaccccgatgcttgtttacccagactgcacagattgatgccttgttggatgttgtctgaatgtaaatcctcttttccacatttccccctgccgttgaaacagagagcaacgctgtatatgcattcaaagtgaagtatcaggcttggtTGGTTTAGTCATTGGGGATCCACAgtgattatcccatgcccttttcaatTCGTTTCCTGTTTTCATTCTCACCATCTCTTCtgaaagggcatttcaggcatccaccatcttctccatgaaaaaatatttcctgatgttggttctgagacgtgccccctagtcttacaAGGGGGTGTTAGTCCAGCAGCTTAGGTGTAGGAACTCTTGCCCAGTTTACCAGTAAACTAATCCTTGTTGGTAGCTATTATCCATTCTGGGAGATATTTGCCAGGTAGGGCATTTGTGTGTTACCCCTCCAAAGACCATGGCAGTTCTTCTGTATCTGAAATGCAGCTATGGCGGGAGCTTTCCAAAGTATTTACGCGCAGAAACCCCAGTTTCTCTGTGTAAATCCCCATTTGAAAGTAAGTTTGGGGGTCTATGCATTTAAAACCATGCGTAGTTCatgattttattcattttgtaaggAGGCATTTTGAGGGGTGAAGCTGGAGTGGAGAAAGCATTTATCTGCATACTGTCCATGTTCAatagtatgggccggattttaatacctacacacGGGcgaagatttgtgcgcgcaaccctgcgcgcacaaatctacgcccgattttataacatgcgcacgcagccgcgcgcaagttataaaatcaggggtcggcgcacgcaagggggtgcacacttgtgcaccttgcgcgcaccgagccctaggggagccccgatggcattccctgttccctcccaggccgctccgaaatcggaaatCGAAATCGGAAATCGAAATCGAAATCAGaaatcgaaatcggagcggcctgggagggaactttccttccgcaccccccccaccttcccctcccttcccctacctaacccgccccccagccctacctaaactcccccgacctttatttttcaagttgcgcctgcctccaccggccgagtgccggcgcgtgatcccctggcctagaggccctaaggaggcctctggccatgcccctgccccggtccacccaagccccgccccttttttcaagccccgtgGTAtaatgcgcgtcccggggcttgcgcgcatcgctgggcctatgcaaaataggcttggcatgcgtaaccccccctgcacgcgtaaatccggctggatttacgcacgtagggcttttaaaatctgctcctatgtGTGCAGAACCTGACACCACCTACTCAGCAGGGACAACTCTTTGTGTGCATGCCATGGGGAGGTAGATGTGTATCCATATTTCAATTTGAATGTATTTACAAGGTGTTTAATGAGATTCTGTTTTATCTTCTTGTTGTACAGAAAGAGCTTCTTTAAAACTGAATCTGACTTCATCGGGCCATCATGTCAGCCTTCAATACCACCCACTACCAGCCTCCATTCTTCATCCTGATGGGTATCCCGGGGCTGGAAGCTGCGCACATCTGGATCTCCATTCCATTCTGTACTCTGTATGTCACAGCGGTTATAGGAAACTCTATCATCATCTTTATTATCAAGACAGACGCCAGCCTCCACCAGCCCATGTACTTCCTCCTGTCCATGCTGTCCGGGACCGACATTGCTTTACCTACCTGTGTAATACCTAAAATGCTGGGTGCGTTCTGGTTTGATTCTAGGGAAATCTATTTTGATGCTTGTCTGATGCAGATGTAttttgctcattcttttgtggtggtGGAATCCGGCATTCTGATATCAATGGCTTTTGATCGCTATGTTGCCGTGTGCAACCCCTTAAGATACACCTCCATCCTGACAAATGCGCTCTTAGCCAAACTAGCATTCCTAGTTATCTTCAGAAGTATGCTGTACGTTCTCCCATTTCCCTTCCTGACTAAAAGGCTGCCATTCTGCAACAGCAACGTCATTGCTCACACGTACTGCGAGCACATGTCCGTGGCAAGGCTGGCCTGTGCCGATATAACAGCCAATGCTGTGTATGGGATGAGCATTGCTCTGTGTGGGGTCTTTTTAGATTTGCTGTTTATTGCTTTATCTTATGCTCTGATACTTAAGGCCGTCGTAAGGCTTTCATCCAAGGAAGCACGAGCGAAAGCTTTCAGCACCTGCACTGCCCACGTGTGTGTAATTGCCGTGTTTTATACCCCATTTCTGTTCACTGTTATCTTACAGCGGGTCGGCCATACACTCTCTCCCTCTGTTCACATCATTGTGGCCAACCTCTACTTCCTTGTTCCACCCATCGTAAATCCCGTGGTGTATGGGGTGAACACAAAACAGATCCGGGACAGGATACTGAAAATATTCCATTTGGGACGGTGACTTTTGGGCGAGCCTGCTGATCATGATTTTTCCTGGAAGTGTTCAAAGCGCTCCTCAATTTCAAATGTAAGTCTGCAGCTGTCTGTAATgaaaaaaacccagaaacaatTGTCCTGTCTCTCCAATCTAGCTTTCCATCACTCTCCATCACCTTCCTTACTGCTACTAAGATATTTGCTGAGGTGTGGCTGATATCCATTCCCTGGGTAGGCAACACAGTCCATCTGTACCCTACATCTCTAGTCCCGCTAGAGCTGCTTCTTACCCCTGCCTCAGACAGCTGCTGTCAGGGAAAGATAAGCAAGTTGAGTGTTCTTGGCTGGTCCAGATGTCGCTGGTGACATGGATGCTTCCCCTCTCACCTTGGCTGGCTGTGCCTGCATGCAAGCATGGCACTGAGTGCATATTGcatggataacttgtccactgaaTGTTGTCTGGATGAGAACTTGGTAACTGGAGCCTAAAAGGTGCAAACAGCAGATTAAGTCCCATGTTCTCCTTGATCTGAAAGGGCTGATCAAATAGGGCAACCATTTTCTGGATGCATTATCTGAGCACCCTTgaatctgcctgcctgctgctatAGGACAGTGACGTCGTAAGATACCTTATCTGCTCCAAGGTGGCGTGCTATTAATGTGGGACTGGTGGCCTGTCATCTCACTGGAGGAAGAGGCTAGGGGGCCACCCTGGGAGACTGACAGACTGACTTCCCCTTTTCGATGGATTTCCTTTTTCTGTTGCTGCTTTGACTGGTAGCCAGGGTCCCCAggttactattattatttatttgatttgattcaCTGCCATTCAGTAAATAATAAattccaataaaataaaaacgtataatcaagttaaaaaaacagtgaaaaaaaaataaaccagatACCTTCTAAACTAAATTTAGTAATCCTCATATACTTGAGAAAACATTCATGTTTTCAAAGCCTTTTGGAATTTCAGATAATCTTTCTTTGTAATGACGACCTCTCCTGATACCACCGCTAACAGATGCTCTTTTCTTAAATGATGCTGCTTCCACTGTTTGTAGATGGCTCAGTATCTTTCCCCTATTGATGCCCTTATAACTGTGAATGCATTCGGCTAAATGCTGATTCTCTCTAACATTAATTGCCTCCATACCTCAAATGTCATGTGctatctcctctccctctctggatGCTTGTGTGCTGTTGCTGGAGCTGAGGTTGAGGGTGGACCAGAAGGCAAAAGGCCAGACTTTCCACTATCTGCTCATTCTGAAGGGTGCTCTTTGCCCCAGCAGTATTGCTTTCTGCCTTCTTTAGCCGCTCACTGGAAGACAGAATGATAGTAATTAAATCTCCTCAAATCCTCCCGAGCTACTAGAAATTCAATATTCTCTAAGTGTGGGAAGCTCTTGCATGATTCATCTAAATCAATGCTTTCTCCAAGCATCTGCAGTAGAGCTTGCACAGGAGGAAATGGGGGCAGCTCTGTGCTGCTTTTGGTGCTCCACTCCTCGTGCCCCTTCCCCATCACTGCCAATGCcatcctccactgactcttccttctcctgcccctGCAACATAGGAACAGAGATGAGAGTGGGAGCAGGTGGCAAATGGTCTTCCAGCTTGAGTTTCTTTTCTGCCTCATCCTGCCTCTGGTTTCCCCTtactaaaaattgtttttcttagCTTGGTCAAAGGGAGTCTTGTTTCTTTCCAGTATGATCAACAATGTTAATAGTTGAACTTATGCTGGTCCTGGGTCCTTTTATGGAAAGAAAAGATTTTCATCACCCTTTCCCATTGTTGTTGCTTCTAGTGCATCTATCTCTTGCATCCTGTGACATGATGGAATTGTTATTTTTACTCATTACTCATTACTCCCATACACATTGGTAAGTGTTGTATGGAGAGTAGTAGGTTAAACAGAGAAAGTGCACAAAATATTGCACAATCTAtttgttgcaccagaggtggacccttaggccgaggtggggttgacactacccgcagggcaagccctacaggtccccaccatcagtaggcgGAGCTGGATGATTGaaggaggccggctggagcttcaccaataccagccctcattccccgcaggttgagcccttgggtaccgaggCCGGCTGGTCTTAAGTGGGCTTCCGTCCGAGATCCTCCAGGGAGCGATATGCGAATTAGCTAGGGGCCAGCAGCAGTTACTGGGATTGGAGAACAAGTCCAGATGAGGCTGAGTCCAGGAAACCCAGGCACAAAAGGAGTAGACAAGGGGTGCCCGAGAGAGAACAGGCcggagcctgaaaggccaagtccagaatagATTCAGCAGACtgggatcagggcaggtggcaagcaaggagACGTGGCAAACAGGCATGGGTCAAAACCGGAGTCAAGCAAGGCAAAGGTCAAtccaggtatcaatcagaagcgtagtcagacgaagcaggggtcaagccaggtagCAATCAAAAGCATAGTCAGACGAAGTAGACGTCAAGCTAGGTATCAATCAGAAGCGTAGAcagacaaagcaggggtcaagccagataTCAATTAGTagcatagtcagacgaagcagaggtcaatccAGGTATCAGTCAAGGTAGACAAACAAGAAAGACACagaactcaggagcaggaacaggtaccAGGAACAAAGCaagatcaggaatcaggaacagagatgaagcaggaacaaaccgggaaccaggaacgcaggaacaagcaactaagcacacgacaagcatggagacctgttgccaaggcaaggaagcactgtcTGGGCTcggccttatataccaggacccagtgacgtcatcatctggggctgcggagTGGTTTCCTGCCACTGCCCCTTTAAAGGAAACCTGGTTGCATGCGTGCACCTAAGGAGAAGCGTGGCGCGAGACGGCGGCATCACTCCACGGACCACGCGGGGAGGCCTGCCGCAGAGCTGGAACATCCACGGAGGGAACAACGGGAACAGCCTGAGCACGGAGGCAGCTGCCCATGGCCGCATGGGCGCTGGAACCAAGCAGTGGAGCAGGCAAATGGGGATAAGTGGGCCCGACCACGGGCCTGCtgtggccggcacacgcaacactgTTGTTAAAAAATGCGCCAAACTGACTCAAGATGGTGGCTTGAGGTTATTTCTGAAACGTGCTGATTTTTGCAAAGATTTCTTTGACTATATGGGGAAACAGTACAAGGGGTAGATCAGGATCTACCTGATATACCAGTTCTCTCCCCCGATGTCTCAGATCATTCTGGATGCCTTCCTGCAACAGCTGGTGGTTCATGCCCATGTTGGGCAATAGAGCAGCTACCCAGCTGGAGATGGAGACATCTTTGAATCCTCCATTAAAGAACCACCTTCTTCACTAGCCTACAGAAACATCAATATTGTGGTAGGAGAACCATCACTGAAAGATGATGCGGAAAACAATTCTCCAGGATTGTTAGCCAGTGCCACTCAACGTAGGTTGGAGCAattagaaaaatatttcctggcatttgAAATTTTACtaagtttccttttttttcccctttggagaactttaaaaattatttgtaagAGATTTAAAAAATTCTGTCAGATGCATTATCACCAGTTTCTAAACGTTATTATTTGCCGATGAGGAAAAGGAACTGGAGGCAAGAGGATATCTCTCAAAGGAATCAGTTATCAAAGAAAGTTTAGCTTTATTCAGTTTTCTGGAATAATTAGCACAGGAAGAATCTAAACGGTCTATACGTCTTGTGCTATTCGTGTTTGAACAGGATTCGAACACAGTGACGTGCCTATGTTTTAGGAAAAGGCACTCACTTTTTGAGGTCAAAGAGTCTTGGT
This sequence is a window from Rhinatrema bivittatum chromosome 5, aRhiBiv1.1, whole genome shotgun sequence. Protein-coding genes within it:
- the LOC115091464 gene encoding olfactory receptor 52E4-like, translated to MSAFNTTHYQPPFFILMGIPGLEAAHIWISIPFCTLYVTAVIGNSIIIFIIKTDASLHQPMYFLLSMLSGTDIALPTCVIPKMLGAFWFDSREIYFDACLMQMYFAHSFVVVESGILISMAFDRYVAVCNPLRYTSILTNALLAKLAFLVIFRSMLYVLPFPFLTKRLPFCNSNVIAHTYCEHMSVARLACADITANAVYGMSIALCGVFLDLLFIALSYALILKAVVRLSSKEARAKAFSTCTAHVCVIAVFYTPFLFTVILQRVGHTLSPSVHIIVANLYFLVPPIVNPVVYGVNTKQIRDRILKIFHLGR